The DNA segment AAAGTCTTGCGCAACGGCATCAAAACCAATTTTCTGGCGGCCTACAAGGAAAAGGAAAAAAAGGATTTTACCGAAAAACTGTCTGATGCCGCCACCTGGTCAACCAAGAGCGATCTGAACGAGTACGTCGTCAAAGGCTCCGAAGCCGGCATACTGGCCACGGCCAACGAGGACGTCCGCTCCTTGCGCTCGCTGCTGCTGTTCGGCGTCAAAGGGATGGCGGCCTATGCCCATCACGCCTATGTCCTGGGCGCGACCGACGAAAGCGTCGATCTGTTCATGCAGCAAGCCCTGGCCGCCATGCTGGACGACAAACTTTCGGCCGATGAATTGACCGGTCTGGTGCTGAAATGCGGCGAATACGGGGTGAAAGCCATGGCCCTGCTGGATAAGGCCAACACCGGGAAATACGGACACCCGGAGATCACCAGCGTCAAATTGGACGTGGGAAAGAATCCCGGCATCCTGATCAGCGGCCATGACTTGAAGGACCTCGAAGAACTTTTAGAGCAGACCAAAGGCAAAGGGGTGGATGTTTACACCCATGGCGAAATGCTGCCGGCCAATGCCTATCCTTTTTTCAAGAAATATCCTAACTTCTATGGCAACTACGGAGGTTCCTGGTGGCATCAGACCGAAGAATTCGAGAAGTTCAACGGCCCGGTGCTGATGACCAGCAACTGCCTGGTTCCGCCCAAGGACAGCTACAAGGATCGGGTGTTCGCCACCGGGGTGGTGGGATTTCCCGGGGTCAAGCACATCGCGGACCGGGCGCCCGGCAAGCAGAAAGATTTTTCCGCCGTCATCGCTTTGGCCCAGAAATCAAAGGCCCCGGAGAAGCTGGAAGAGGGCACCATTCCAATCGGTTTTGCTCATAACCAGGTGCTGGCCCTGGCCCCCAAGGTGATCGAGGCCGTGAAAAGCGGTGCCATCAAACGTTTCGTGGTGATGGCCGGCTGCGACGGGCGGCACAAGAGCCGCGAGTATTTCACCGACATAGCCAAAACCCTGCCTAAGGATACGGTAATATTGACCGCCGGCTGTGCCAAGTACCGCTACAACAAGCTGGGCCTGGGCGACATCGGTTCGACGGGGCTCACCGGAACCGGGGGCATTCCCCGGGTGCTGGACGCCGGGCAGTGCAACGACAGCTATTCCCTGGTCTTAATTGCCCTGGCTTTGAAGGATGCCTTCGGTTTAAAGGACGTGAACGAGCTGCCGCTTTCCTTTGACATCGCCTGGTACGAGCAGAAAGCGGTGCTGGTTTTGCTGGCCCTGCTTTCGCTTGGTGTTAAGAACATTCATCTGGGCCCGACACTGCCGGCCTTTGTTTCGCCCAATGTGCTGAAGGTGCTGGTGGAGAAGTTCAATGTCCAG comes from the candidate division TA06 bacterium genome and includes:
- the hcp gene encoding hydroxylamine reductase; this encodes MFCHQCQETAGNKGCAGARGVCGKPDQVAVLQDLLIHTLKGISYFNVKAAETGKLDAKTSEFVMENLFATITNVNFDPEYFVKQIDRAKVLRNGIKTNFLAAYKEKEKKDFTEKLSDAATWSTKSDLNEYVVKGSEAGILATANEDVRSLRSLLLFGVKGMAAYAHHAYVLGATDESVDLFMQQALAAMLDDKLSADELTGLVLKCGEYGVKAMALLDKANTGKYGHPEITSVKLDVGKNPGILISGHDLKDLEELLEQTKGKGVDVYTHGEMLPANAYPFFKKYPNFYGNYGGSWWHQTEEFEKFNGPVLMTSNCLVPPKDSYKDRVFATGVVGFPGVKHIADRAPGKQKDFSAVIALAQKSKAPEKLEEGTIPIGFAHNQVLALAPKVIEAVKSGAIKRFVVMAGCDGRHKSREYFTDIAKTLPKDTVILTAGCAKYRYNKLGLGDIGSTGLTGTGGIPRVLDAGQCNDSYSLVLIALALKDAFGLKDVNELPLSFDIAWYEQKAVLVLLALLSLGVKNIHLGPTLPAFVSPNVLKVLVEKFNVQPTAGVEEDVKKMMAGK